Proteins encoded by one window of Culicoides brevitarsis isolate CSIRO-B50_1 chromosome 2, AGI_CSIRO_Cbre_v1, whole genome shotgun sequence:
- the LOC134832469 gene encoding tetra-peptide repeat homeobox protein 1-like, whose amino-acid sequence MTSVCLSALLLTTATHAEKKASAAASEKVPLEKKLDKRGLLNLGYGYGINGLDVGYLGKSDHFAPSLGPYGGYGAYAHAAPAYGYGPYVADVTKTVTLVKGVPVPVEKPVPYPVTVEKHVPYPVKVAVPQPYEVIKHVPVIHKEYVKVPVHVPAPYPVEKKVPYPVHVPVDRPYPVKVLVPEPYPVEKPVAVPVKVPAPYPVEVIKHVGVPVKVPVPQPYPVEVIKNVPVPVKVPVDRPYPVHVPAPYPVHVEKPYPVVVEKPAPYPVSVPVDRPIPVPVEKPVAVPVKVPVPQPYIVEKPVAVEKPVAVPVAVEKHVHVGAPHYSAPVYASHGYGHGGHYASFSSLGHGYSYHH is encoded by the exons ATGACATCT GTGTGCTTGTCAGCACTTTTGCTTACAACTGCTACACATGCTGAAAAGAAAGCTTCCGCAGCTGCTTCAGAAAAAGTGCCACTCGAAAAGAAATTAGATAAACGTGGTTTGCTCAATTTAGGTTATGGATATGGAATTAATGGATTAGATGTAGGATATTTAGGAAAGTCAGATCATTTCGCTCCATCTCTTGGGCCATATGGCGGATACGGTGCATATGCTCATGCAGCTCCTGCTTACGGATATGGACCATATGTTGCTGATGTTACAAAAACAGTTACATTAGTAAAGGGTGTTCCTGTGCCTGTTGAAAAGCCTGTTCCTTATCCAGTAACAGTTGAAAAACATGTACCTTATCCTGTAAAAGTTGcg gtCCCCCAACCTTATGAAGTGATTAAACACGTTCCTGTAATCCATAAAGAATACGTCAAAGTCCCTGTTCATGTTCCCGCTCCTTATCca GTTGAAAAGAAAGTCCCTTATCCCGTACATGTTCCCGTTGATCGTCCATATCCCGTCAAAGTTTTAGTGCCTGAACCTTATCCAGTTGAAAAGCCTGTTGCTGTTCCCGTCAAAGTACCT gcCCCATATCCAGTTGAAGTTATTAAGCACGTTGGTGTTCCTGTAAAAGTGCCTGTTCCTCAGCCTTATCCCGTTGAGGTTATCAAAAACGTTCCCGTACCTGTCAAAGTACCTGTTGACCGTCCATATCCTGTGCATGTTCCTGCTCCTTATCCCGTTCAT GTTGAAAAACCATATCCAGTTGTTGTTGAAAAGCCTGCGCCTTACCCAGTTTCTGTTCCTGTTGATAGACCT ATCCCCGTGCCTGTCGAGAAACCCGTTGCTGTTCCCGTCAAAGTGCCTGTTCCGCAACCTTATATTGTAGAGAAACCTGTTGCAGTTGAAAAACCT GTTGCTGTTCCCGTTGCTGTTGAAAAACACGTTCATGTTGGTGCCCCGCATTATTCAGCTCCCGTTTATGCTTCTCATGGATATGGGCATGGCGGACATTACGCAAGCTTCAGTAGCTTAGGACATGGATATAGTTATCATCATTAA
- the LOC134832468 gene encoding uncharacterized protein LOC134832468, producing MALTDLEIVASCVALLVVSTIADESKDSLKKGKKASEPETADSKKTEKRGIYEFGDYGHHDFGHHYGGDYHHAAPVVDLGHHHHHEKTITVVKNVPVPYPVVKHVPVEHIKHVPVPYKVPVPHPYPVEKIVHVPVKQIVKVPVHVPAPYPVEKKVPYPVHVPVDRPVPVKHFVKVPVPVVKHVPVEVKVPVPQPYAVEKVVPVEVKVPVHVPQPYPVEKVVHVPYKVHVDRPYPVHVEKPIPVPVEKPVPYEVIKKIPVPVHIPVDRPVPVHVEKPVPYEVKVPYPQPYPVVKHVPVPVYKPVAVPVVKHVEHHHDHHDHHYDHHHY from the exons ATGGCACTAACCGACCTTGAA atcGTAGCGAGTTGTGTCGCTTTGCTGGTTGTTTCAACTATTGCCGATGAGAGCAAAGATAGTTTGAAAAAGGGCAAAAAAGCGTCTGAACCTGAGACTGCAGATAgcaaaaagacagaaaaacGTGGAATTTATGAGTTTGGAGATTATGGTCATCACGACTTTGGGCATCATTATGGAGGAGATTATCATCATGCCGCTCCCGTCGTTGACTTaggacatcatcatcatcacgaaAAGACTATCACTGTTGTGAAAAATGTTCCTGTTCCATATCCGGTTGTGAAACATGTGCCCGTTGAACATATCAAACATGTACCTGTTCCATACAAAGTTCCTGTCCCTCATCCGTATCCGGTTGAGAAGATAGTTCATGTCCCCGTTAAACAAATTGTCAAAGTACCTGTTCATGTACCTGCTCCATATCCGGTTGAAAAGAAAGTCCCGTATCCTGTTCATGTACCCGTTGATCGTCCTGTTCCTGTCAAACATTTTGTCAAAGTGCCTGTGCCTGTCGTTAAACACGTGCCTGTTGAAGTAAAAGTCCCCGTTCCTCAACCTTATGCAGTTGAAAAAGTTGTGCCGGTTGAAGTTAAAGTCCCAGTTCATGTTCCTCAACCTTATCcc gTTGAAAAAGTTGTTCATGTTCCATATAAAGTACATGTTGATCGCCCATATCCCGTTCATGTTGAGAAACCAATTCCCGTTCCTGTCGAAAAGCCTGTACCTTATGaagtaattaagaaaatacCTGTACCCGTACATATTCCTGTTGACAGACCT gTCCCTGTGCACGTTGAAAAACCTGTGCCTTATGAAGTCAAAGTCCCATATCCTCAACCTTATCCTGTTGTTAAACACGTTCCTGTACCCGTCTACAAACCTGTAGCAGTTCCCGTTGTGAAACATGTTGAACATCATCATGACCATCATGATCATCATTATGATCATCACCATTACTAA